Proteins encoded within one genomic window of Oryza brachyantha chromosome 7, ObraRS2, whole genome shotgun sequence:
- the LOC102701007 gene encoding ubiquitin-activating enzyme E1 3-like isoform X1, translating to MRCLRLLRRGLLSMLPTNKRPAGADDACAADPKRAKVLVGDTHNGAAVPEIDEDLHSRQLAVYGRDTMRRLFASHVLVSGLNGLGAEIAKNLTLAGVKSITLHDVKNVEMWDLSANFFLSEKDIGNNRAAACVAKLQELNNAVLISALTEELTTEQLSKFQAVVFTDIGLDKAYEFDDYCHSHCPPISFIKAEVCGLFGGVFCDFGPEFTVLDVDGEDPYTGIIASISNDNPALVSCVDDERLEFQDGDFVVFSEVHGMPELNDGKPRKVKNARPFSFSIEEDTTKYGMYTKGGIVTQLKEPKILRFKSLRDAMRDPGDFLLSDFSKFERSPVLHLAFQALDKFKKDYGRYPAPGCEQDAQCFLKCAADINEALTDRKLYTIDEKLFRHFASGSRAVLNPMAAMFGGIVGQEVVKACSGKFHPLYQFFYFDSVESLPMNPLNSEDFKPSNSRYDAQISVFGSTLQKKLEEANTFIVGSGALGCEFLKNLALMGVSCSPKGKLTITDDDVIEKSNLSRQFLFRDWNIGQAKSTVAAAAASAINPNLCIDALQNRACPDTENVFHDTFWEGLDVVINALDNVNARMYMDMRCLYFQKALLESGTLGAKCNTQMVIPHLTENYGASRDPPEKQAPMCTVHSFPHNIDHCLTWARSEFEGLLEKTPGEVNSFLSNPAQYAAAMKKAGDAQARELLERVSECLSKDRCSSFEDCIKWARLKFEDYFSNRVKQLTFTFPEDAATSTGAPFWSAPKRFPHPLQFSAVDPSHIHVIMSASILRAVSFGIAIPDWAKNTIKLADAVSKVVVPEFEPKKGVSIVTDEKATSLSSASVDDAAVIDDLIAKLEECAKTLPPGFQMKPIQFEKDDDTNFHMDMISGFANMRARNYSIPEVDKLKAKFIAGRIIPAIATSTAMATGLVCLELYKVIAGGHPIEDYRNTFANLALPLFSMAEPIAPKVMKHQDMSWTVWDRWSIKGNLTIAELLRWVSDKGLTAYSISCGTCLLYNNMFARHKERLNKKVVDVAREVAKMEVPEYRRHLDVVAACEDDDGNDVDIPLLSVYFRD from the exons ATGAGGTGCTTACGGTTGCTGCGCAGGGGCTTGCTCTCCATGCTTCCCACCAACAAGAGACCCGCCGGGGCGGACGACGCCTGCGCCGCCGATCCCAAGAGGGCCAAGGTGCTTGTTGGGGACACGCACAATGGGGCCGCCGTGCCGGAGATTGACGAGGACTTGCACAGCAGGCAGCTCGCCGTCTACGGAAGGGACACGATGCGCCGCCTCTTCGCCTCCCACGTCCTCGTCTCTGGCCTCAATGGCCTTGGTGCAGAGATTG CTAAAAACCTTACTCTCGCTGGGGTCAAGTCCATCACTCTGCATGATGTCAAAAACGTCGAAATGTGGGATTTATCTGCCAACTTCTTTTTATCTGAGAAAGATATTGGCAACAACAGGGCTGCTGCTTGTGTGGCAAAGCTACAAGAGCTGAATAATGCTGTTCTTATCTCTGCTCTAACAGAAGAACTGACCACAGAACAACTGTCTAAATTCCAG GCTGTTGTTTTCACCGATATAGGCTTAGACAAGGCCTATGAATTTGATGACTACTGTCACAGCCACTGCCCTCCTATTTCCTTCATCAAAGCTGAAGTTTGTGGTCTCTTTGGTGGTGTCTTTTGTGACTTTGGACCGGAGTTTACTGTTCTTGATGTTGATGGTGAAGACCCATATACTGGTATAATTGCATCCATCAGCAATGACAACCCTGCATTGGTGTCCTGTGTTGATGATGAACGGCTTGAGTTTCAGGATggtgattttgtggttttctcTGAGGTCCATGGTATGCCAGAGTTAAATGATGGAAAACCAAGGAAGGTTAAAAACGCAAGGCCATTTTCATTTAGCATTGAGGAGGATACAACTAAATATGGCATGTATACAAAAGGTGGAATTGTTACACAGCTGAAGGAGCCAAAGATACTACGATTCAAGTCACTAAGAGATGCTATGAGAGATCCTGGAGATTTCCTTTTGAGTGACTTCTCTAAGTTCGAACGTTCCCCTGTCCTTCACCTAGCATTTCAAGCCCTGGATAAGTTTAAGAAAGACTATGGACGCTACCCTGCTCCTGGTTGTGAGCAAGATGCTCAATGTTTCCTTAAGTGTGCTGCTGATATTAATGAAGCCTTAACTGATCGCAAACTGTATACAATTGATGAGAAGTTATTCAGACATTTTGCAAGTGGTTCTCGAGCTGTTTTGAACCCTATGGCTGCGATGTTTGGTGGTATTGTTGGTCAAGAAGTTGTGAAGGCATGTTCAGGAAAATTCCATCCTCTCTACCAG TTCTTCTACTTTGATTCTGTTGAATCCCTGCCAATGAAtccactgaactctgaagaCTTCAAGCCTTCAAATAGCCGCTATGATGCTCAGATCTCTGTATTTGGTTCCACGCTACAGAAGAAACTGGAAGAGGCAAATACTTTTATTGTGGGGTCTGGCGCCCTCGGATGTGAATTTTTGAAGAACCTTGCTTTAATGGGAGTGTCTTGCAGCCCTAAAGGAAAGCTAACCATTACAGATGATGATGTCATTGAGAAAAGCAATTTAAGCCGCCAATTTCTGTTCCGTGACTGGAATATAGGGCAGGCAAAGTCTACCgtggctgctgcagctgccagTGCTATTAACCCCAACCTCTGTATTGATGCTCTCCAGAACCGTGCTTGTCCAGATACAGAGAATGTGTTCCATGACACATTCTGGGAGGGTTTAGATGTTGTCATCAATGCGCTTGATAATGTTAATGCCAGGATGTACATGGACATGAGGTGCCTGTACTTCCAGAAGGCACTGTTGGAGTCAGGGACATTGGGTGCAAAGTGCAATACGCAAATGGTGATTCCTCACCTTACTGAAAATTACGGGGCTTCAAGAGATCCTCCTGAGAAGCAGGCACCAATGTGCACAGTCCATTCTTTTCCGCACAATATTGATCATTGCTTGACTTGGGCCCGCTCAGAATTTGAGGGTTTGCTTGAGAAGACACCAGGTGAAGTAAATTCATTTCTCTCTAATCCGGCTCAATATGCTGCTGCCATGAAGAAGGCAGGTGATGCTCAAGCAAGAGAATTGCTCGAACGTGTTTCTGAATGTCTCAGCAAAGATCGTTGCAGTTCATTTGAGGATTGCATAAAATGGGCCCGACTGAA ATTTGAGGATTATTTCTCAAACCGTGTGAAGCAGCTCACATTTACCTTTCCTGAAGATGCTGCCACTAGTACGGGTGCTCCTTTCTGGTCTGCCCCCAAGCGCTTCCCTCATCCACTGCAATTTTCAGCCGTTGATCCATCCCACATTCATGTTATCATGTCTGCTTCAATACTGAGAGCTGTGTCATTCGGAATTGCTATACCGGACTGGGCAAAGAACACAATTAAGCTGGCTGATGCAGTTAGTAAAGTTGTTGTTCCTGAATTTGAGCCAAAGAAAGGGGTCAGTATTGTGACAGATGAGAAAGCGACCAGCCTGTCTAGTGCCTCAGTTGATGATGCCGCTGTTATCGATGACCTTATTGCTAAGTTGGAAGAATGTGCCAAGACGCTACCTCCAGGATTCCAAATGAAACCTATCCAATTTGAGAAG GATGATGACACAAACTTTCACATGGATATGATCTCTGGATTTGCAAATATGCGCGCAAGGAACTACAGCATTCCAGAGGTTGACAAGTTGAAGGCTAAGTTCATTGCTGGAAGAATCATCCCGGCTATTGCAACTTCGACAGCGATGGCGACAGGATTGGTCTGCCTTGAGCTATACAAGGTTATTGCAGGCGGGCACCCCATTGAAGACTATCGCAACACATTTGCGAACCTGGCGCTGCCACTCTTCTCAATGGCTGAACCTATTGCGCCCAAGGTGATGAAGCATCAAGACATGAGCTGGACTGTATGGGACAGATGGTCCATCAAGGGCAACCTGACTATTGCGGAGCTCCTGCGATGGGTCAGCGACAAGGGCCTTACCGCTTATAGCATTTCCTGTGGCACTTGTCTGCTGTACAACAACATGTTCGCGAGGCACAAGGAGAGATTGAACAAGAAGGTTGTGGACGTAGCCAGAGAAGTCGCTAAGATGGAAGTTCCTGAATACAGGAGGCATTTGGATGTGGTGGCGGCCTGTGAGGATGATGACGGAAACGACGTCGATATTCCTCTCCTTTCAGTTTACTTTCGAGATTAA
- the LOC102701007 gene encoding ubiquitin-activating enzyme E1 3-like isoform X2, with the protein MLPTNKRPAGADDACAADPKRAKVLVGDTHNGAAVPEIDEDLHSRQLAVYGRDTMRRLFASHVLVSGLNGLGAEIAKNLTLAGVKSITLHDVKNVEMWDLSANFFLSEKDIGNNRAAACVAKLQELNNAVLISALTEELTTEQLSKFQAVVFTDIGLDKAYEFDDYCHSHCPPISFIKAEVCGLFGGVFCDFGPEFTVLDVDGEDPYTGIIASISNDNPALVSCVDDERLEFQDGDFVVFSEVHGMPELNDGKPRKVKNARPFSFSIEEDTTKYGMYTKGGIVTQLKEPKILRFKSLRDAMRDPGDFLLSDFSKFERSPVLHLAFQALDKFKKDYGRYPAPGCEQDAQCFLKCAADINEALTDRKLYTIDEKLFRHFASGSRAVLNPMAAMFGGIVGQEVVKACSGKFHPLYQFFYFDSVESLPMNPLNSEDFKPSNSRYDAQISVFGSTLQKKLEEANTFIVGSGALGCEFLKNLALMGVSCSPKGKLTITDDDVIEKSNLSRQFLFRDWNIGQAKSTVAAAAASAINPNLCIDALQNRACPDTENVFHDTFWEGLDVVINALDNVNARMYMDMRCLYFQKALLESGTLGAKCNTQMVIPHLTENYGASRDPPEKQAPMCTVHSFPHNIDHCLTWARSEFEGLLEKTPGEVNSFLSNPAQYAAAMKKAGDAQARELLERVSECLSKDRCSSFEDCIKWARLKFEDYFSNRVKQLTFTFPEDAATSTGAPFWSAPKRFPHPLQFSAVDPSHIHVIMSASILRAVSFGIAIPDWAKNTIKLADAVSKVVVPEFEPKKGVSIVTDEKATSLSSASVDDAAVIDDLIAKLEECAKTLPPGFQMKPIQFEKDDDTNFHMDMISGFANMRARNYSIPEVDKLKAKFIAGRIIPAIATSTAMATGLVCLELYKVIAGGHPIEDYRNTFANLALPLFSMAEPIAPKVMKHQDMSWTVWDRWSIKGNLTIAELLRWVSDKGLTAYSISCGTCLLYNNMFARHKERLNKKVVDVAREVAKMEVPEYRRHLDVVAACEDDDGNDVDIPLLSVYFRD; encoded by the exons ATGCTTCCCACCAACAAGAGACCCGCCGGGGCGGACGACGCCTGCGCCGCCGATCCCAAGAGGGCCAAGGTGCTTGTTGGGGACACGCACAATGGGGCCGCCGTGCCGGAGATTGACGAGGACTTGCACAGCAGGCAGCTCGCCGTCTACGGAAGGGACACGATGCGCCGCCTCTTCGCCTCCCACGTCCTCGTCTCTGGCCTCAATGGCCTTGGTGCAGAGATTG CTAAAAACCTTACTCTCGCTGGGGTCAAGTCCATCACTCTGCATGATGTCAAAAACGTCGAAATGTGGGATTTATCTGCCAACTTCTTTTTATCTGAGAAAGATATTGGCAACAACAGGGCTGCTGCTTGTGTGGCAAAGCTACAAGAGCTGAATAATGCTGTTCTTATCTCTGCTCTAACAGAAGAACTGACCACAGAACAACTGTCTAAATTCCAG GCTGTTGTTTTCACCGATATAGGCTTAGACAAGGCCTATGAATTTGATGACTACTGTCACAGCCACTGCCCTCCTATTTCCTTCATCAAAGCTGAAGTTTGTGGTCTCTTTGGTGGTGTCTTTTGTGACTTTGGACCGGAGTTTACTGTTCTTGATGTTGATGGTGAAGACCCATATACTGGTATAATTGCATCCATCAGCAATGACAACCCTGCATTGGTGTCCTGTGTTGATGATGAACGGCTTGAGTTTCAGGATggtgattttgtggttttctcTGAGGTCCATGGTATGCCAGAGTTAAATGATGGAAAACCAAGGAAGGTTAAAAACGCAAGGCCATTTTCATTTAGCATTGAGGAGGATACAACTAAATATGGCATGTATACAAAAGGTGGAATTGTTACACAGCTGAAGGAGCCAAAGATACTACGATTCAAGTCACTAAGAGATGCTATGAGAGATCCTGGAGATTTCCTTTTGAGTGACTTCTCTAAGTTCGAACGTTCCCCTGTCCTTCACCTAGCATTTCAAGCCCTGGATAAGTTTAAGAAAGACTATGGACGCTACCCTGCTCCTGGTTGTGAGCAAGATGCTCAATGTTTCCTTAAGTGTGCTGCTGATATTAATGAAGCCTTAACTGATCGCAAACTGTATACAATTGATGAGAAGTTATTCAGACATTTTGCAAGTGGTTCTCGAGCTGTTTTGAACCCTATGGCTGCGATGTTTGGTGGTATTGTTGGTCAAGAAGTTGTGAAGGCATGTTCAGGAAAATTCCATCCTCTCTACCAG TTCTTCTACTTTGATTCTGTTGAATCCCTGCCAATGAAtccactgaactctgaagaCTTCAAGCCTTCAAATAGCCGCTATGATGCTCAGATCTCTGTATTTGGTTCCACGCTACAGAAGAAACTGGAAGAGGCAAATACTTTTATTGTGGGGTCTGGCGCCCTCGGATGTGAATTTTTGAAGAACCTTGCTTTAATGGGAGTGTCTTGCAGCCCTAAAGGAAAGCTAACCATTACAGATGATGATGTCATTGAGAAAAGCAATTTAAGCCGCCAATTTCTGTTCCGTGACTGGAATATAGGGCAGGCAAAGTCTACCgtggctgctgcagctgccagTGCTATTAACCCCAACCTCTGTATTGATGCTCTCCAGAACCGTGCTTGTCCAGATACAGAGAATGTGTTCCATGACACATTCTGGGAGGGTTTAGATGTTGTCATCAATGCGCTTGATAATGTTAATGCCAGGATGTACATGGACATGAGGTGCCTGTACTTCCAGAAGGCACTGTTGGAGTCAGGGACATTGGGTGCAAAGTGCAATACGCAAATGGTGATTCCTCACCTTACTGAAAATTACGGGGCTTCAAGAGATCCTCCTGAGAAGCAGGCACCAATGTGCACAGTCCATTCTTTTCCGCACAATATTGATCATTGCTTGACTTGGGCCCGCTCAGAATTTGAGGGTTTGCTTGAGAAGACACCAGGTGAAGTAAATTCATTTCTCTCTAATCCGGCTCAATATGCTGCTGCCATGAAGAAGGCAGGTGATGCTCAAGCAAGAGAATTGCTCGAACGTGTTTCTGAATGTCTCAGCAAAGATCGTTGCAGTTCATTTGAGGATTGCATAAAATGGGCCCGACTGAA ATTTGAGGATTATTTCTCAAACCGTGTGAAGCAGCTCACATTTACCTTTCCTGAAGATGCTGCCACTAGTACGGGTGCTCCTTTCTGGTCTGCCCCCAAGCGCTTCCCTCATCCACTGCAATTTTCAGCCGTTGATCCATCCCACATTCATGTTATCATGTCTGCTTCAATACTGAGAGCTGTGTCATTCGGAATTGCTATACCGGACTGGGCAAAGAACACAATTAAGCTGGCTGATGCAGTTAGTAAAGTTGTTGTTCCTGAATTTGAGCCAAAGAAAGGGGTCAGTATTGTGACAGATGAGAAAGCGACCAGCCTGTCTAGTGCCTCAGTTGATGATGCCGCTGTTATCGATGACCTTATTGCTAAGTTGGAAGAATGTGCCAAGACGCTACCTCCAGGATTCCAAATGAAACCTATCCAATTTGAGAAG GATGATGACACAAACTTTCACATGGATATGATCTCTGGATTTGCAAATATGCGCGCAAGGAACTACAGCATTCCAGAGGTTGACAAGTTGAAGGCTAAGTTCATTGCTGGAAGAATCATCCCGGCTATTGCAACTTCGACAGCGATGGCGACAGGATTGGTCTGCCTTGAGCTATACAAGGTTATTGCAGGCGGGCACCCCATTGAAGACTATCGCAACACATTTGCGAACCTGGCGCTGCCACTCTTCTCAATGGCTGAACCTATTGCGCCCAAGGTGATGAAGCATCAAGACATGAGCTGGACTGTATGGGACAGATGGTCCATCAAGGGCAACCTGACTATTGCGGAGCTCCTGCGATGGGTCAGCGACAAGGGCCTTACCGCTTATAGCATTTCCTGTGGCACTTGTCTGCTGTACAACAACATGTTCGCGAGGCACAAGGAGAGATTGAACAAGAAGGTTGTGGACGTAGCCAGAGAAGTCGCTAAGATGGAAGTTCCTGAATACAGGAGGCATTTGGATGTGGTGGCGGCCTGTGAGGATGATGACGGAAACGACGTCGATATTCCTCTCCTTTCAGTTTACTTTCGAGATTAA